The DNA window GGTCCTACGTTGTTTTGGAGGACACATGGCCGGCGGCACCAAACGATTGCCCCGTGCCGTCCGAGAGCAGCAGATGCTCGACGCCGCGGTCGATGTCTTCTCCGACAACGGGTTCCATGAGACGTCGATGGATGCGATCGCCAAGAAGGCGGCGATCTCCAAGCCCATGCTGTATCTCTATTACGGTTCCAAGGAAGAATTGTTCGCGGCGTGTATCCATCGTGAAGGCGCCAAATTCGTCGAAGCTCTCACGCCTGCCGCCGACCCCACCTTGACCCCGCGTGAGCAGCTGAGACGCGCGCTGCTGGGCTTCCTTGGTTTCGTCGGCGAAAACCGGAAGTCGTGGATGGTGTTGTACCGCCAGGCGATCGGTCAGACGGCATTTGCGTCGCAGGTCCAGAGCAGCCGGGACAGGCTCATCGAGCTGACCGCCCGGTTGCTCGAAATGAGCACCAAAGATCCGGAACCCGATCAGAACTATGCACTGATGGCCGTTGCCCTCGTCGGCGCCGGAGAGGCCGTCGCGGACCGTGTTGCGGGCGGCGAAATCGAAGTCGATGCAGCAGCGGACCTATTGGAAAGCCTCGCGTGGCGCGGTCTTGCAGGAAAGAAATCCGCGCCGATTGTCTGACCCGGTGTTCCGCGCGTTGCAGATGTGCGTGGATTTCCGGCTGTAGGTGACCGAATGAGACATTCGCTCCGCCCGCGGTGACCGAATGAGACATTCGCTAGTGCACCGGTGACCGAATGAGACATTCGCTAGTGCACCGGTGACTGAATGAGACATTCGCACACTCAGAGTGACTGAACTAGCCATTCGCTCACCAGAGGTGACCGAAACAGACATTCGGTCACTCGAAAGGGCCGCGAAACACTCCTGGGGTGACCGAAACAGACATTCGGTCACCCCAGGAGCACTGAAACCACCTACCGAAGAGTCCCGGTGAGGTGCGGGTACCCCTTCTTCGGATTCTTGAGCGAAATATCCCAGCCTGCACCGACTGACTCGGCGTACAGGTTGACGGTCGCGGGCAGGATTATCGGCTTGCCGAACCTGACGTTGTACGTGACCTTCTCCGGAATACGGCCCTCGATCACCTGGAGTGCGGCAGCTGCACTCCACATTCCGTGCGCGATCGTTCGCGGGAACCCGAAAGCTTTGGCGCCCAACGACGAAACGTGGATCGGGTTGCGATCGCCGGAGACCGACGCGTACCTGCTGATGGTCTTCTGGTCGACTCGCAGGGTGCGCGTCGGGGGCGGCGGAACCTCGTCGGCGGGAGGTGTTTCACGAGGTCCGCCGGAGAGCGAGGTTTTCTGCAAGCTCAAGAAGCTCGAGGTCTGCTTCCATACGAGTTCGCGTCCGACGCTGACCTCGCTGATGACGTCGACCAACAGGCCCTTGCGGTGTTCACGCAGGTTCTCCGCGTGTACTCGGATGTCGAGCGGCTCGGAAGCGGAGATGCTCCTGAACTGTTCGATGACGTTCTCGGCGTGCACGGAACCGATTGCAGCGAACGGAAAGCCTTTGGACACCATCAGTTTCATGACCGTCGGGAACACCAGAGTGAACGGGTACGTCACCGGGAGCGTGTCCCCGAAACGCAAACCCGTTGCGCGGCAGTACCCGGCGAGGTTGTCGGCGTCCACGCGTAGTCCGCGAAGCTCGAACACGGTGCTCGGCACCGACGACGACTTCGGCCGGAGGAACGGCAACGCTCCGAGTGCGGCGGCGGTGTAGATCTCCGACGTCTTCGGCTGCTCCGTGAGCTGGACGACGCTCATGCGCCGAGCAGGCTCTGGCCGCAGACGCGGACGACCTGTCCGGTGACGGCGTTGGACGCTGGGCTCGCGAAGTAGGAGACCAACTCGGCGACGTCGACGGTTTCGCCGCCCTGCAGCAGCGAGCTCATGCGACGTCCTGCCTCGCGGGTCGCGAACGGAATGGCCGCAGTCATCGCGGTTTCGATGAAGCCCGGTGCGACGGCGTTGATCGTGATGTTCTTCTTCGCCAGTACCGGCGCCGAAGCGTGTACGAGACCGATGACTCCGGCCTTGGACGTGCCGTAGTTGGTCTGGCCGCGGTTGCCGGCGATGCCTGCGATGGAGGAGACGTCGACGACGCGTCCGCCTTCCTTCAGTGCACCCGTCTCGACCAAGTGATCGGTGATGCGCTGCGGGGCGAGAAGGTTGACGCCGATGACCGAGTTCCACCGGCTCTCGTCCATGTTGGCGAGCGTCTTGTCGCGCGTGATGCCTGCATTGTGGACGATGATGTCCGCGCCGCCGTGACGTTCGAGGAGGTGCTTGGACAGAACTTCGCCGGCGTCGGGTGCAGTGACGTCGAGCGCGAGGGAAGTTCCGCCGACCTTGTTGGCGGTCTCCGACAGGGCCTCGCCCGCGGCGGGGATGTCGGCGGCGATGACGGTTGCGCCGTCGCGCGCGAGGACCTCGGCGATGGTCGCGCCGATTCCGCGAGCTGCACCGGTGACGACGGCTACCTTGCCGGCGAGGGGCTTGTCCCAGGAGGTCGGAGCCTCGGAGTCGGCATCTCCGACAACGATGACCTGGCCGTCGACGAATGCGGACTTGGCCGACAGCAGGAAGCGAAGCGTGGATTCGAGGCCGGAGAGCCCGGCCGACGCCTTCGGGGAGACGTAGACCAGCTGAGCCGTCGCGCCGCGCTTGACCTCTTTGCCGACGCTCCGGGTGAAGCCTTCGAGCGCCCGCTGAGCGATGTGCTCGTCGACGCTTGCGGTTTCTTCCGGCGTCGTGCCGATCACGACGACGCGTGCCGATGGCGCGAGGTTGCGAATGACCGGCTGGAAGAACTGGAACAGCTGCTCGAGTTCGCTGACGTTGCCGATGCCGGTGGCGTCGAACACCAGCGCGCCGTACTTGTCATCGTGTGCCTGGGCCTGGGGGTAGTCGGCGAGGAGCGCGCGCAACGGCTCGACGAGTCGGCCGTTTCCGCCGATCAACACTGGGCCGGCAAGCGGCGGTTCGCCTGCTTTGTACCGTCGCAGCTTTTCGGGCTGCGGCAGACCTGCTTGCTTTGCGATGAAGGCTCCGGGCGCGGACGCGAGGAACGTTGAGTAGAGGTCTGGGGCTCCCTTGGTGGCTGCCACTGTCCTGCCTTTCGAATTTGGCGCCTGCGGCCCCCCATGCGCGCATAGTCATTGTCCGACCAACTACGCACTCACGGGTGCGAAGCGCACGACCGGGTGTCGACAACCAACTTACTCGCCAGTAAGATGAATCTCCACCAGGGTCTTTTTCCACGATGTTTGGAGACGAAAAGTGACAAGCAAGCAGCTACGACCGGTCGCAATCGTCGGTGGCAACCGCATCCCGTTCGCGCGCTCGGACAAGAAGTACGCCCTGGCCTCGAACCAGGATATGCTCACCGCCACCATCGACGGGCTGGTAAGCCGGTTCGGTCTGCAGGGCGAGCGTCTCGGCCTCGTCGTTGCGGGTGCCGTGCTCAAGCACAGTCGTGACTTCAACCTCACGCGCGAGACCGTTCTCGGTAGCGCGCTCAGCCCATACACCCCGGCATACGATCTGCAGCAGGCGTGCGGCACTGGACTGCAGGCTGTCGTTTCCGTCGGCGACGCCATCGCGTCGGGTCGCATCGAAGCGGGAATCGGCGGCGGCGTCGACACCACGTCGGACGCACCGATCGGTGTCAACGACGACTTGCGTGAATTCCTTCTCTCACTCAATCGCGCGAAGTCGACGACGGATCGACTGAAGCTGCTCGGCAACGTGCGTCCGTCGATGCTCGGCATCGAGATTCCGCGCAATGGGGAGCCTCGCACCGGTCTGTCGATGGGTGATCACGCAGCCAAGACTGCGAAGGAATTCGGAATTCGCCGCGAAGACCAAGACGAACTGGCCGCCGCAAGCCACAGGAACATGGCGGCCGCGTACGACCGGGGGTTCTTCGACGACCTGGTGACGCCGTTCCTCGGTCTCACTCGCGACGACAACCTGCGTCCGGGATCGACCGTCGAAAAGCTCTCGACGCTCAAGCCCGTGTTCGGCACGAAGCTCGGCGACGCCACCATGACTGCAGGCAACTCGACGCCGCTCACCGACGGCGCCTCCGCGGCGCTGCTCTCCTCGGACGAGTGGGCATCCGAGCGCAACCTGCCGGTGCTCGCGCACCTCGTGGACTCCGAAACGGCGGCAATCGACTACATCCATGGCAACGCTGGGTATGAGGACGGTCTACTGATGGCGCCGACGTACGCCATTCCGCGTCTTCTGGCTCGAAATGGGCTTACGCTGCAGGACTTCGACTACTACGAGATCCACGAGGCGTTCGCATCCGTCGTACTCGCGACGCTGCAGGCATTCGAGAGCGACGAGTACTGCAAGGAGCGTCTCGGCCTCGATTCTGCTCTGGGCTCGATCGACCGCAGCAAGCTCAACGTCAACGGATCTTCGCTTGCGGCGGGACACCCGTTCGCTGCGACCGGCGGCCGCATCGTTGCGTCGTTGGCCAAGATGCTGGCAGAGAAGGGCTCGGGCCGCGGCCTGATCTCCATCTGTGCAGCAGGTGGTCAGGGCGTTACCGCAATCATCGAGCGCTGAAACAGGCGCTCGACATCGGGGGCAAATGGTCGGCGGATCCGCCAGCGAGGGGTTGACGGATCTGCCGACCGTGCGGCGCACCAGCGTTCGCTGAACGTAACTACGCGCGCCCGGGCTGGTCTGCCCGAGCGCGCGCAATCACCGCTCGACGTCACTCATCGTTACGGGTCTACCCGGGAATCCCGCTTTCCGGCGGCGTCGACTCCTCGCCTGTGTATTCGACAACGGGAGAGTCGCCGATATCCGTCTGCAGGACCGGCGTCAGGTATTCGGGGACTCCGCCCTGGATCTGGAAGACACTGGCCCCCGAGATGCCGAGATGGCTGGTGTCGGAGTACCGGAACGGTGCCAACTGTGGGCCCTCGAAGTCCATTCCGCCGTCCGCGATCGCCGCGACTATGCCTTCACGAGTGGGGTTCTCACCCGCGGCTTCGAGAGCTTGGACGAACGCGTACGCCTGGCTGAGACCGTAGACGCGGTAGTTGGTCAGCGGATCTCCAGTTCCGTTCTCCGCCCATACTTTCTGCCAGAGTTGGGTCCACGGATTCTCCGGTGAGTCGACGCCGGGGATGTACTCGAGCGAGATCATGCCGTCGAGCGACTCTGCACCGTTCGTGACCGCGCCCTGCGAGAAACGTCCGAGCAGTGAACCGACGAGGTCGACGTCGGAACCGATGGAACTGTAGAACCATTCGGGGTCGTAGTTGAGCCTCATCGAGGTCAACTGGCTCAGCGCGGTGTACGACGGAACGTTGAAACCGAGGACCAGATCAGCTCCCGCACCCTGCAGGGCAGCGATCTGCGGCGCGACGTCGGTGTTGCCCGAGGTATAGCGCACCACTTCGACGATCTGGTCGTCGAGGTACTGACGGACTGCCACTTCGCTGTCTCGGCCGAGATCGTCGTCCTGCAAGAACAGGCCCACCTTGGCATCCGGGCGGTTCTTCGTAACCCAGTCGCCGATGATCTTGCCCTCGACCTGATAGTCGGGCTGCCATCCGAAGGTGTTCGGGTACTTCTCCGGATCGTTGCCCCACATGATCGCGCCGGACGAGACGAACAGATCCGGAACGCCCTCCTCGTTGAGGAAGTCGATCACAGCACTGTGAGTAGCCGTGCCGAGCCCGCCGACCACGGCGAAGACCTCGTCCTGAAGAACGAGTTCGTTGACGACCTGGGTGGTGGTCGTCGGATCGTAGGAGTCGTCGCGGACGACGTACTCGATCTGGCGACCGTTCACCCCGCCCGCTGCGTTGACGTAGTCGAAGTACGCCTGTGCGCCCGTGGGGATTTCGCTGTACCCGGGGGCAGCCACTCCGGTCAATGGGAAGTGGGCGCCGATCTTCACCGACGTGTCCGTGATGCCGACCGTCGAGCCTTCGGACGCCTCGGCGCTCTCGTCTCGGCCACCTGCGCCGCATGCCGCGATCAGTGATACCGCGGCTGCGAGCGCGGTGACTTTGACCGCCCTGGACCTACGTCGTCGAAGTCGTTGGTCGTCGAGAATGAACCTTGTCATTTTTCCCCTTTTCTGGTGATGCGCCATTTTCGGAATGTTCCTACCAATCCCAGTGGTGCAAAAAGGATTACGAGAACCGTGAAGACTCCGGTGACGAGTGGTGCTAGTTCGGCCGATTGCAGGCTGCTCAATCCGGCGTCGAGCCCGAGATTCGTGACGACCGGAGGTATGTAGGTCAACAGGGCTGCTCCGATGAGGGCGCCGGACAGGGTTCCGAGTCCGCCGATCACCACTGCGGAGAGCAAGGTCAACGACAACGTCAGTGTGAATCCGCTCGGTGCCGCGATTCTCGCCGACATCGCCAGGACCGCACCGCCCGCGCCCGCGCACGCCGAGCTCACGACGAACGCGAGGATCCGTGCCCGTCCGAGGTCGATGCCGGCGAGCTCTGCGGCAACCTCGTCGTCGCGAACCGCTCGCCACCGTCTACCCACCCTGCTCGACGAGACATTCGCCAGCAGGAAGAACACGAGCACCAGCAGAATCCAGCTGACGTACGATACGAATTTCGTACTGTCCATGTCGTTTCCGGTCACGAAATACATGACGTTGTCGACGACGTCCGGGACCTTGGGAGCAGGAACGACAAGCCCTTGCTCTCCGCCGAGGTAGTCCGAGAAATACAGTGCGAGTCCTGGCACCGCGACGGCGAGCGCGAGGGTTGCGCCTGCGAGATACGGTCCGTGCAGGCGTGCTGCCGCCACCCCGACAACCAGTCCGACGACAGCTGCCACAGCGGTTGCCGCCAGGAGAACCAACGGCACCGACCATCCGGAATCCTGGGCCCGCAGCATCAGGGCGGCGGTGTACGCCCCGACGGCCATGAACGCTCCATGGCCTAGAGACAGCTGTCCGCTGAGACCGGTGAGCACCGTCAGCCCGCCGGCCGCGATGGCGAGGTAGGCGACGGAGGTGAGCTGACTCTGACGGAAGGTGCTCAGGCTTTCCAGTGCCAGCACGATGACGGCGAGACCGATCACCGCACAGAGGAAATGGCGACGGACGGGCGTGGCAGTAATTCGAACCCACACGGGGGTGGACGTTATTCGAGTGCTCATGTCAGACCCTCCTCGCCGCTGCGCTTGCGAACAATCCGCTCGGACGGACGAGTAGCACGACTATGAGGATGATCAATGCTGCGCTCGAGACCAGATCCTGGCCGAGGTATCCGCTGACGAAGCTGAGTCCGATTCCCATCAGCAGTCCACCGACGACGGCGCCTGCGGGACTGTCCAGCCCACCGAGAACTGCAGCGACGAAACCGAATACGACGATCGAGTCCATGTACCCGGGATGCACGAGTGACCCGCCGGCAATCAGCAGGCCCGCAAGTGAGCCGACCACGGCGGCGAGCGCCCAACCGAGCGTGAGCATTCGACCGACACGCACGCCGAGGAGTTTGGCCACCTCCTGCTCGTATGCACTCGCCCGCATCTTCAGGCCGAGATCGGTGAATCGGAACAGCAGCACCAGTAGAGCGAGAACGACCAGGACCGCGATGATCTTGAAGATGTCGTAACCGGTGAGCGCGACGTTCAGATCACCGATTCGTTGGCCGGTGAGCCCGAACGGTGCTGGAAAGGAACGGAATTGATTGCCGAACACGATGGCCGCCACCGCGTGGATGATGATGAACAACCCGAGCGTCAGAATGACCGGGTTGATGTGCGACGAGCTGTCGACGAACCGGATGACCAGTCGTTCGATAGCAGCACCGAGTACGAGACCGCAGAGGAGTGCGACACCGAATCCGATCCAGTAGGAGTAGCCGGCGTCGATGACGACCAATGCTACGTAGGTGGTGATCATGGCCATCGGGGCTTGCGCGAAGTTGACGATGCGCGTGGATCGCCAGATGAGGACCAAGGCGAGCGCGAATGCGGCGTAGACCATTCCGGTCGTCA is part of the Rhodococcus sovatensis genome and encodes:
- a CDS encoding MaoC/PaaZ C-terminal domain-containing protein; translation: MSVVQLTEQPKTSEIYTAAALGALPFLRPKSSSVPSTVFELRGLRVDADNLAGYCRATGLRFGDTLPVTYPFTLVFPTVMKLMVSKGFPFAAIGSVHAENVIEQFRSISASEPLDIRVHAENLREHRKGLLVDVISEVSVGRELVWKQTSSFLSLQKTSLSGGPRETPPADEVPPPPTRTLRVDQKTISRYASVSGDRNPIHVSSLGAKAFGFPRTIAHGMWSAAAALQVIEGRIPEKVTYNVRFGKPIILPATVNLYAESVGAGWDISLKNPKKGYPHLTGTLR
- a CDS encoding TetR/AcrR family transcriptional regulator, which codes for MAGGTKRLPRAVREQQMLDAAVDVFSDNGFHETSMDAIAKKAAISKPMLYLYYGSKEELFAACIHREGAKFVEALTPAADPTLTPREQLRRALLGFLGFVGENRKSWMVLYRQAIGQTAFASQVQSSRDRLIELTARLLEMSTKDPEPDQNYALMAVALVGAGEAVADRVAGGEIEVDAAADLLESLAWRGLAGKKSAPIV
- a CDS encoding 3-oxoacyl-ACP reductase, translating into MAATKGAPDLYSTFLASAPGAFIAKQAGLPQPEKLRRYKAGEPPLAGPVLIGGNGRLVEPLRALLADYPQAQAHDDKYGALVFDATGIGNVSELEQLFQFFQPVIRNLAPSARVVVIGTTPEETASVDEHIAQRALEGFTRSVGKEVKRGATAQLVYVSPKASAGLSGLESTLRFLLSAKSAFVDGQVIVVGDADSEAPTSWDKPLAGKVAVVTGAARGIGATIAEVLARDGATVIAADIPAAGEALSETANKVGGTSLALDVTAPDAGEVLSKHLLERHGGADIIVHNAGITRDKTLANMDESRWNSVIGVNLLAPQRITDHLVETGALKEGGRVVDVSSIAGIAGNRGQTNYGTSKAGVIGLVHASAPVLAKKNITINAVAPGFIETAMTAAIPFATREAGRRMSSLLQGGETVDVAELVSYFASPASNAVTGQVVRVCGQSLLGA
- a CDS encoding acetyl-CoA C-acetyltransferase; this translates as MTSKQLRPVAIVGGNRIPFARSDKKYALASNQDMLTATIDGLVSRFGLQGERLGLVVAGAVLKHSRDFNLTRETVLGSALSPYTPAYDLQQACGTGLQAVVSVGDAIASGRIEAGIGGGVDTTSDAPIGVNDDLREFLLSLNRAKSTTDRLKLLGNVRPSMLGIEIPRNGEPRTGLSMGDHAAKTAKEFGIRREDQDELAAASHRNMAAAYDRGFFDDLVTPFLGLTRDDNLRPGSTVEKLSTLKPVFGTKLGDATMTAGNSTPLTDGASAALLSSDEWASERNLPVLAHLVDSETAAIDYIHGNAGYEDGLLMAPTYAIPRLLARNGLTLQDFDYYEIHEAFASVVLATLQAFESDEYCKERLGLDSALGSIDRSKLNVNGSSLAAGHPFAATGGRIVASLAKMLAEKGSGRGLISICAAGGQGVTAIIER
- a CDS encoding branched-chain amino acid ABC transporter permease encodes the protein MSTRITSTPVWVRITATPVRRHFLCAVIGLAVIVLALESLSTFRQSQLTSVAYLAIAAGGLTVLTGLSGQLSLGHGAFMAVGAYTAALMLRAQDSGWSVPLVLLAATAVAAVVGLVVGVAAARLHGPYLAGATLALAVAVPGLALYFSDYLGGEQGLVVPAPKVPDVVDNVMYFVTGNDMDSTKFVSYVSWILLVLVFFLLANVSSSRVGRRWRAVRDDEVAAELAGIDLGRARILAFVVSSACAGAGGAVLAMSARIAAPSGFTLTLSLTLLSAVVIGGLGTLSGALIGAALLTYIPPVVTNLGLDAGLSSLQSAELAPLVTGVFTVLVILFAPLGLVGTFRKWRITRKGEK
- a CDS encoding ABC transporter substrate-binding protein, with translation MTRFILDDQRLRRRRSRAVKVTALAAAVSLIAACGAGGRDESAEASEGSTVGITDTSVKIGAHFPLTGVAAPGYSEIPTGAQAYFDYVNAAGGVNGRQIEYVVRDDSYDPTTTTQVVNELVLQDEVFAVVGGLGTATHSAVIDFLNEEGVPDLFVSSGAIMWGNDPEKYPNTFGWQPDYQVEGKIIGDWVTKNRPDAKVGLFLQDDDLGRDSEVAVRQYLDDQIVEVVRYTSGNTDVAPQIAALQGAGADLVLGFNVPSYTALSQLTSMRLNYDPEWFYSSIGSDVDLVGSLLGRFSQGAVTNGAESLDGMISLEYIPGVDSPENPWTQLWQKVWAENGTGDPLTNYRVYGLSQAYAFVQALEAAGENPTREGIVAAIADGGMDFEGPQLAPFRYSDTSHLGISGASVFQIQGGVPEYLTPVLQTDIGDSPVVEYTGEESTPPESGIPG
- a CDS encoding branched-chain amino acid ABC transporter permease translates to MQQLLTILINGVTTGMVYAAFALALVLIWRSTRIVNFAQAPMAMITTYVALVVIDAGYSYWIGFGVALLCGLVLGAAIERLVIRFVDSSSHINPVILTLGLFIIIHAVAAIVFGNQFRSFPAPFGLTGQRIGDLNVALTGYDIFKIIAVLVVLALLVLLFRFTDLGLKMRASAYEQEVAKLLGVRVGRMLTLGWALAAVVGSLAGLLIAGGSLVHPGYMDSIVVFGFVAAVLGGLDSPAGAVVGGLLMGIGLSFVSGYLGQDLVSSAALIILIVVLLVRPSGLFASAAARRV